A region from the Silene latifolia isolate original U9 population chromosome 7, ASM4854445v1, whole genome shotgun sequence genome encodes:
- the LOC141591353 gene encoding putative 2' cyclic ADP-D-ribose synthase BdTIR gives MQRSMISKNIATRIIRPTAQITAPAVIKPCQVFINHRGIDTKRTIAGLLYQHLSSLGLNPFLDSKSMRPGDRLFDQIDRAIHKSRVGVAVFSQRYCESYFCLHELALMMETKKEIVPIFCDVKPSELKIKNDGTCSNKELKRFQWALDEAKDTVGLTFDTSSG, from the coding sequence ATGCAACGTTCAATGATCTCCAAAAACATTGCAACCCGGATTATCCGACCCACGGCCCAAATAACCGCACCTGCGGTTATTAAACCGTGCCAAGTGTTTATCAACCATAGGGGGATCGACACGAAAAGAACCATAGCCGGGTTACTCTACCAACATCTTTCGAGTCTCGGGTTAAACCCGTTTTTGGATAGTAAGAGTATGAGACCCGGTGATAGGTTATTCGATCAAATTGACCGGGCTATCCATAAAAGTCGGGTCGGGGTAGCGGTTTTTTCGCAacgttattgtgaatcatatttTTGTTTGCATGAACTTGCATTAATGATGGAAACTAAAAAGGAAATAGTTCCAATATTTTGTGACGTAAAACCGTCGGAGCTTAAGATTAAGAATGATGGGACTTGTTCTAATAAGGAACTTAAGAGATTTCAATGGGCTCTTGATGAGGCTAAGGATACCGTTGGATTAACCTTTGATACTTCTTCAGGGTAA
- the LOC141590696 gene encoding putative 2' cyclic ADP-D-ribose synthase BdTIR, with product MQRSMISKNIATRIIRPTAQITAPAVIKPCQVFINHRGIDTKRTIAGLLYQHLSSLGLNPFLDSKSMRPGDRLFDKIDRAIHKSQVGVAVFSQRYCELYFCLHELALMMETKKEIVPIFCDVKPSELKIKNDGTCSNKELKRFQWALDEAKYTVGLTFDTSSGYSKLNYTANNKELLAKE from the exons ATGCAACGTTCAATGATCTCCAAAAACATTGCAACCCGGATTATCCGACCCACGGCCCAAATAACCGCACCTGCGGTTATTAAACCGTGCCAAGTGTTTATCAACCATAGGGGGATCGACACGAAAAGAACCATAGCCGGGTTACTCTACCAACATCTTTCGAGTCTCGGGTTAAACCCGTTTTTGGATAGTAAGAGTATGAGACCCGGTGATAGGTTATTCGATAAAATTGACCGGGCCATCCATAAAAGTCAGGTCGGAGTGGCGGTTTTTTCGCAACGttattgtgaattatatttttGTTTGCATGAACTTGCATTAATGATGGAAACTAAAAAGGAAATAGTTCCAATATTTTGTGACGTAAAACCGTCGGAGCTTAAGATTAAGAATGATGGGACTTGTTCTAATAAGGAACTTAAGAGATTTCAATGGGCTCTTGATGAGGCTAAGTATACCGTTGGATTAACCTTTGATACTTCTTCAGG TTACAGTAAACTAAACTACACTGCTAATAACAAGGAACTACTTGCTAAAGAATAG